From one Caldithrix abyssi DSM 13497 genomic stretch:
- the fliQ gene encoding flagellar biosynthesis protein FliQ: MTTDFVLYISRQALTTAFYILLPVLGVGMLIGLVVGVFQAATQINEMTLAFVPKIIVMFLVIFLLLPWFLNLLMDFTVEIFNYMVLVSQ; the protein is encoded by the coding sequence ATGACAACGGATTTTGTGCTTTACATTAGCCGACAGGCTTTAACGACCGCTTTTTACATCTTGCTGCCGGTGCTGGGCGTGGGAATGCTGATCGGGCTGGTGGTGGGCGTCTTTCAGGCGGCCACGCAAATTAACGAAATGACCCTGGCCTTTGTCCCGAAAATCATCGTTATGTTTCTGGTCATTTTTTTGCTTTTGCCCTGGTTTTTGAATTTACTGATGGATTTTACCGTTGAAATATTTAACTACATGGTATTGGTGAGCCAGTGA
- the flhB gene encoding flagellar biosynthesis protein FlhB — protein sequence MAETAQERTEQPTPRRREEARQKGDVAKSRELNSVVVLFAGIISLKMTMTAYGNQMGDLLVTLYQDASTWDLTAQSFPHLSLIVLKVFAQLTMPVLLSVMVAGLTINFVQVGPLMASKALKPDFKKLNPFSGIKRMFSLNSLVELLKGIIKISIVALVSYSVVDKYLGEINNYAYLSVSEQIALLASLFLELSVKVGLVLLIMALADFAYQKYQYEKKLKMSKQEVKDESKQYEGNPQIKSAIRSKQMQMARMRMMKEVPEATVVVTNPTHIAIALKYEPKNKQDAPIVVAKGKLKLALRIKEIAKQHGVPVIENKPLARGLYDACEVGREIPAAFYQAVAEVLSQVYKMNKNRLPNLGEING from the coding sequence ATGGCAGAAACAGCACAGGAAAGGACCGAACAACCAACCCCACGGCGCAGAGAAGAAGCGCGCCAAAAAGGGGATGTGGCAAAAAGTAGGGAGTTAAATTCAGTGGTGGTTTTGTTTGCCGGAATCATTTCGTTAAAAATGACCATGACGGCCTATGGCAACCAGATGGGCGATTTGCTGGTCACCCTTTATCAGGATGCTTCCACCTGGGATTTAACGGCGCAGTCCTTTCCTCATCTGAGCCTGATAGTGCTAAAGGTTTTTGCTCAGTTAACCATGCCCGTTTTGCTCAGCGTAATGGTGGCCGGTTTAACGATTAATTTTGTGCAGGTGGGGCCTTTGATGGCTTCTAAAGCGTTAAAACCGGATTTTAAAAAGTTGAACCCTTTTAGCGGCATTAAACGCATGTTCTCTCTTAATTCGCTGGTCGAACTTCTGAAGGGGATTATTAAAATATCCATTGTGGCCCTGGTCTCGTATTCGGTGGTTGACAAGTACCTGGGCGAAATCAATAATTACGCTTACCTTTCCGTTAGCGAACAGATTGCCCTTTTGGCCAGCCTCTTTTTAGAACTGAGCGTAAAAGTGGGATTGGTTTTGTTAATCATGGCCCTGGCCGATTTTGCCTATCAGAAATATCAATATGAAAAAAAGTTGAAGATGTCCAAACAGGAAGTTAAAGACGAATCCAAACAGTACGAAGGCAACCCGCAAATTAAAAGCGCCATTCGCAGCAAACAAATGCAAATGGCGCGCATGCGTATGATGAAAGAGGTGCCCGAAGCCACCGTGGTGGTAACCAACCCGACGCACATTGCCATTGCCCTGAAATACGAGCCGAAAAATAAACAGGATGCGCCCATTGTGGTGGCTAAAGGTAAATTAAAGTTAGCCTTGCGCATTAAAGAAATCGCAAAGCAGCACGGAGTTCCCGTGATCGAAAACAAACCGCTGGCGCGCGGCCTTTATGACGCCTGCGAAGTGGGGAGAGAAATCCCGGCTGCTTTCTACCAGGCCGTGGCCGAAGTTCTCAGTCAGGTTTACAAGATGAACAAAAATCGATTACCCAATCTTGGAGAGATAAATGGCTGA
- a CDS encoding AAA family ATPase, translating to MNAKTTSTYGTTINIKNSGSKKSEIIAITSGKGGVGKTTIAVNMAIAMQKLRKRVLIIDADLHLGNVDLNLGMRTDKSIADVVRNDLPLNKAIVSTPVKVDLLPASSASIDLIESEPAVLEKLAEKFKRFESYYDYIIIDTGAGIAMNVLSFLFGADKICVVITPDPASITDAYAVIKVVKTVNKDIPIFLIGNMVNHADEGDILYKKMNLMAHKFLNNQIYYGGSLLKDELVARSVKRQKPFVLDHPSGMASNGVRAMIRRIMQASINNGFYNKNIFERVLETKNTQLEWNL from the coding sequence ATGAACGCTAAAACGACATCGACTTACGGAACAACCATTAACATCAAAAATAGCGGTTCAAAAAAGAGCGAAATTATCGCTATCACCAGCGGTAAGGGCGGCGTGGGAAAAACGACCATTGCCGTTAATATGGCCATCGCCATGCAAAAACTGCGCAAACGCGTATTGATCATCGATGCCGATTTGCATCTGGGGAATGTGGATCTGAACCTTGGAATGCGCACCGACAAAAGCATTGCCGATGTGGTACGCAACGATTTACCGTTAAATAAGGCCATTGTGTCCACCCCTGTCAAAGTGGATTTACTGCCCGCCTCCTCGGCGTCGATCGATCTGATCGAAAGCGAGCCTGCCGTTCTGGAAAAACTGGCCGAAAAATTTAAACGTTTTGAAAGCTATTACGATTATATCATCATCGATACGGGCGCCGGCATCGCCATGAACGTCCTTTCCTTTTTATTTGGCGCCGATAAGATTTGTGTGGTGATTACGCCCGATCCGGCCTCCATTACAGACGCTTACGCTGTGATTAAAGTGGTCAAAACGGTCAATAAAGATATTCCCATCTTTTTGATCGGGAATATGGTTAACCATGCTGACGAAGGCGATATCCTTTACAAAAAGATGAATTTGATGGCGCATAAGTTTTTAAACAATCAAATCTATTACGGCGGTTCTTTATTAAAAGACGAACTGGTGGCGCGATCGGTCAAAAGGCAAAAACCTTTTGTGCTGGATCATCCCAGCGGCATGGCTTCCAACGGCGTGCGGGCCATGATCCGCAGAATCATGCAGGCTTCGATTAACAACGGTTTTTACAATAAAAATATTTTTGAACGGGTTTTAGAAACTAAAAATACGCAGTTAGAATGGAACCTTTGA
- the fliR gene encoding flagellar biosynthetic protein FliR has protein sequence MYELIDKISRLTPLYLLVFSRLSAMLATMPLFAFSTVNVRVRILLAFILTLIIAPILSQQMSYQPTAFLQMALDIMREVLIGLMVGYGAQIIFEAIMIAGTYVGFQLGLAIMNVIDPTSQENMPIIGNFWVMVVLMLLIVTNTHHFLIESLFLNFKVIKPASAVFHAAAGQTFIRSGSMMFDMAIRFAAPLMIFILLFDVAISFMARVMPQMNIFFVSLPLKIAFGIFLLIVSLDIFQGLFAYIADQMEGLVGDIIRGI, from the coding sequence ATGTATGAACTGATCGACAAAATAAGTCGCCTAACCCCATTGTACCTGCTGGTTTTCAGCCGGCTTTCGGCCATGCTGGCTACCATGCCCCTTTTTGCCTTTAGTACGGTAAATGTAAGAGTGCGCATATTGCTGGCCTTTATTCTTACGCTGATTATCGCGCCGATTTTAAGCCAGCAAATGAGTTATCAACCAACGGCTTTTTTGCAAATGGCGCTGGACATCATGCGCGAGGTGCTGATCGGTTTGATGGTAGGTTACGGCGCGCAGATTATTTTTGAAGCCATCATGATTGCCGGAACCTACGTGGGCTTTCAACTGGGGCTGGCCATCATGAACGTTATTGATCCCACCAGCCAGGAGAACATGCCCATTATCGGTAATTTTTGGGTGATGGTGGTGCTCATGTTGTTAATCGTTACCAATACGCACCATTTTTTGATCGAGAGTCTGTTTTTGAATTTTAAGGTTATCAAACCGGCGTCGGCCGTTTTTCACGCCGCCGCTGGCCAGACTTTTATCCGCAGCGGCTCGATGATGTTTGACATGGCCATTCGTTTTGCCGCGCCTTTGATGATTTTTATTCTACTCTTTGACGTGGCCATCTCGTTTATGGCCAGAGTGATGCCGCAGATGAACATCTTTTTTGTCAGTTTACCCTTAAAAATCGCCTTTGGCATCTTTTTACTGATCGTCTCTCTGGATATTTTCCAGGGATTGTTTGCCTATATTGCCGACCAGATGGAAGGACTGGTTGGCGACATAATCAGAGGAATTTAA
- the flhA gene encoding flagellar biosynthesis protein FlhA, with protein sequence MADQNSKFITRLASSSSWMLTAGIVLILAVMILPMPSFLLDTLLVMNISAALLVLFVTLFILRPMDFSVFPGLLLILTLFRLSLNIASTRLILSQGYAGEIIASFGSFVVQGNFVVGIVIFLILVIINFVVITKGANRIAEVSARFTLDAMPGKQMAIDADLNAGLIDDVEAQKRRGEIAREADFYGAMDGASKFVRGDAIAGLLITLINLIGGLLIGAIQRGLTLSEAASTYTLLTVGDGLVAQVPALLISVASGIVITRASASANMGDQLTSQLVAQPKAIYAASGVAFLMGLMPGMPFIPFTVVALVMAVIARQIEVFKRRELAAQQEEEEIEAIEEPERIEEFLHPDPFEIELGYGLIPLVDANQGGNLLKRISTIRKSLAIELGILVPPIRIRDNIQLNANEYVFKIYGVKAAGGQVMLDRYMVVNPDKSLQLRGIEMEEPTFGLPALWVNEEERERAEIAGNTVVEAPAVIATHLMEILRNNAYKLLDRQETQRMLDHLKETHAALVEGLVPDNVSLGTIRSILKNLLRERIPIRNLVTILETIADYAPFSKDADVLTEYVRSALAETITEILKVEEGYVAVALLEPKLEDHILSVIREGGAHLQNLGFTPQQVNNLFEDIANKIEDMSNLGVQPALLVSPQIRRAVRKFTETIFPNLFVVAYSELTADTEVKSVGTVRYPHES encoded by the coding sequence ATGGCTGATCAAAACAGTAAGTTTATTACCAGGCTGGCCTCCAGTTCGAGCTGGATGTTAACTGCCGGCATTGTGTTGATTCTGGCCGTAATGATTTTACCCATGCCCAGTTTTTTGCTGGATACCTTACTGGTGATGAATATTTCGGCCGCTTTGCTGGTGCTATTTGTAACGCTTTTCATTTTGCGGCCCATGGATTTTTCCGTCTTTCCGGGGCTGCTGCTGATTTTAACGCTTTTTCGCCTGTCTTTAAACATTGCTTCCACGCGGCTGATTTTGAGCCAGGGCTATGCGGGTGAAATTATTGCCTCGTTTGGCTCGTTTGTGGTGCAGGGTAATTTTGTAGTGGGCATCGTCATCTTTCTTATTCTGGTCATCATCAATTTTGTGGTGATTACCAAAGGGGCAAACCGCATCGCCGAAGTTTCGGCGCGTTTTACCCTGGACGCCATGCCCGGCAAACAGATGGCCATCGACGCCGATCTGAACGCCGGATTGATCGATGATGTGGAAGCGCAAAAGCGCAGAGGCGAGATCGCGCGCGAAGCCGACTTTTACGGAGCAATGGACGGCGCCAGTAAATTTGTGCGCGGCGACGCCATTGCCGGTTTGCTGATTACATTGATCAACCTGATTGGCGGCTTATTGATTGGCGCCATCCAGCGCGGATTGACCCTCAGCGAAGCCGCCTCTACCTACACCTTGTTGACGGTCGGCGATGGGCTGGTTGCTCAGGTTCCGGCCTTGCTCATTTCGGTGGCTTCCGGTATTGTCATTACGCGCGCTTCGGCCAGCGCCAATATGGGCGATCAGTTAACCAGCCAGCTGGTCGCTCAGCCCAAAGCCATTTATGCGGCAAGCGGAGTGGCCTTTTTAATGGGCCTCATGCCTGGCATGCCGTTTATTCCCTTTACCGTAGTCGCTTTGGTCATGGCCGTGATCGCCCGCCAGATCGAGGTGTTTAAACGCAGAGAGCTGGCCGCGCAGCAGGAAGAAGAAGAGATCGAAGCCATCGAAGAACCGGAGCGCATTGAGGAGTTTTTACATCCCGATCCTTTTGAAATCGAACTGGGCTACGGCCTGATTCCGCTGGTTGACGCCAATCAGGGCGGTAATTTGCTGAAACGGATCAGTACCATCCGTAAAAGCCTGGCCATTGAACTGGGTATTTTAGTGCCGCCCATTCGCATTCGAGATAATATTCAACTTAATGCCAATGAGTACGTGTTCAAAATTTACGGCGTTAAGGCGGCCGGCGGGCAGGTGATGCTCGACCGCTACATGGTGGTGAATCCGGATAAGTCGCTGCAGTTGCGGGGCATCGAAATGGAGGAACCCACCTTTGGCCTGCCGGCTTTGTGGGTCAACGAAGAAGAACGGGAGCGGGCAGAAATTGCCGGTAATACGGTGGTGGAAGCGCCGGCCGTTATTGCCACGCATTTGATGGAAATTTTGCGCAACAACGCTTACAAACTATTAGATCGGCAGGAAACGCAGCGCATGCTGGATCATTTGAAAGAGACGCACGCCGCTCTGGTGGAAGGCCTGGTGCCGGATAATGTTTCGCTGGGAACCATTCGTTCCATTTTAAAAAATTTACTGCGCGAACGCATCCCCATCCGCAATCTGGTAACCATTCTGGAAACGATTGCGGACTACGCGCCCTTTTCTAAAGATGCCGACGTGCTTACCGAATATGTTAGATCAGCCCTCGCCGAAACCATTACCGAAATTTTAAAGGTGGAAGAAGGCTATGTGGCGGTGGCTTTGCTGGAACCCAAGCTGGAAGATCACATTCTGTCTGTCATTAGAGAAGGGGGCGCGCACTTGCAAAATCTTGGCTTTACTCCCCAACAAGTAAATAATCTTTTTGAAGATATTGCCAATAAGATCGAAGATATGTCCAATTTGGGCGTGCAACCGGCCCTGCTGGTTTCGCCGCAAATCAGAAGAGCCGTGCGCAAGTTTACGGAAACGATCTTTCCCAATTTGTTTGTAGTGGCTTATTCCGAGCTCACTGCAGATACCGAAGTCAAATCAGTTGGAACGGTGAGATATCCACATGAAAGTTAA
- the fliN gene encoding flagellar motor switch protein FliN, whose product MNDKQLIGKYKEQVDELRQVLTKSLSDLFQRPIMIGEEVKAHDDIEQSLSSLPLPGIALMFQSGKEANRLNHLILFPDQFVLLSYAWMVGEEPAQQVDENHLDGLREIFNQILGQTRMAIPDDNFRFHVENLQVGVAESPKDIYQGENGFYVLQGIFKLQSENENFDITHLVWSEQWTAGQIDEEAQSDEHSSAAIDNVAVEPVEFGSLGGNGRTYENNPNIEMLLDVDLEISVELDRKSILVSDLLKMGKGSIIEFNKSAGEPLDILVNGRKFAEGEVVVIDDKFGIRITQLMSPRERLKTLA is encoded by the coding sequence ATGAATGATAAACAGCTAATTGGTAAGTATAAGGAACAGGTGGATGAATTGCGGCAGGTTTTAACCAAAAGTCTGTCCGATCTGTTTCAACGGCCTATCATGATTGGTGAAGAAGTAAAGGCCCATGACGATATCGAGCAGAGCCTTTCGTCCTTGCCATTGCCAGGCATTGCCCTGATGTTTCAATCCGGAAAAGAAGCTAATCGGCTTAATCATCTCATCCTCTTCCCGGATCAGTTCGTTTTACTGTCTTACGCCTGGATGGTAGGCGAAGAACCCGCGCAGCAGGTTGACGAGAACCATCTGGACGGTTTGCGCGAAATTTTTAACCAGATTCTTGGTCAAACGCGCATGGCCATTCCGGACGACAACTTCCGTTTTCATGTAGAAAACCTGCAGGTGGGCGTAGCCGAATCGCCCAAAGACATCTACCAGGGCGAAAATGGCTTTTACGTGCTTCAGGGAATTTTTAAATTACAATCGGAGAATGAAAATTTTGACATCACACATCTGGTGTGGAGCGAGCAGTGGACAGCCGGGCAGATCGACGAAGAGGCGCAAAGCGATGAACATTCATCCGCTGCAATAGATAACGTGGCCGTTGAACCGGTGGAATTTGGCTCTTTAGGCGGTAATGGTCGAACTTACGAAAACAATCCCAATATCGAAATGTTACTTGATGTGGATCTGGAGATTTCTGTAGAATTGGATCGTAAATCCATCCTGGTTTCTGACCTGTTAAAGATGGGCAAAGGCTCTATCATTGAATTCAACAAATCGGCCGGAGAGCCGCTGGATATTCTGGTGAACGGGCGAAAATTCGCCGAGGGCGAGGTGGTGGTGATTGACGATAAGTTCGGAATTCGCATTACGCAGTTAATGAGCCCGAGAGAACGGTTAAAAACTTTAGCTTAA
- a CDS encoding FliO/MopB family protein yields MLTLRKILGMVCVIAVLAATGAAQTQTFFADTSAQMSDSTVPAAQQFEQTPSLTGHYIKLLLITFVLLGALYLILRILRKLQYGNTTLKNEPIRVLSKTYLSSKHSLWVVIVGGNKYLLGVTDHSINLIDNLGPAAEEELLSASPGALPSFGNLLDKIKRTSS; encoded by the coding sequence GTGTTGACTTTACGGAAAATATTGGGCATGGTTTGTGTAATTGCCGTATTAGCGGCAACGGGTGCTGCACAAACCCAGACTTTTTTTGCTGACACCAGCGCACAAATGTCCGATTCGACTGTGCCGGCCGCGCAGCAGTTTGAACAAACGCCTTCTTTAACCGGGCATTACATTAAACTGTTGCTCATTACATTTGTGCTGCTGGGCGCCCTTTATTTAATATTGCGCATTTTGCGTAAGTTGCAATACGGAAATACAACTCTGAAAAATGAGCCGATAAGAGTGCTCAGCAAAACCTACCTTTCTTCCAAACACAGCCTGTGGGTCGTCATTGTGGGAGGGAACAAATACTTGCTGGGCGTAACCGATCATAGTATCAATTTAATCGATAATTTAGGCCCCGCCGCAGAAGAAGAACTGCTTTCTGCCAGCCCCGGCGCTCTGCCTTCCTTTGGAAACTTGCTGGATAAAATAAAAAGAACCTCTTCCTGA
- a CDS encoding flagellar basal body-associated FliL family protein — translation MAEEKVQEAKNPTKWGLIIALFGVQILVAVALVYFLILPRLSPASSGEPEAQKKEQKVDKKKPGILVTIDNLTINPKGSFGRRYAVFEVALEVPDEKAKAEIEKFKPKIVDAYLLYLRSKTVEDLTIKLDIDLMKQEMVEKVNMILGQPLVQNLYFTRFVLE, via the coding sequence ATGGCGGAAGAAAAAGTACAGGAAGCGAAAAACCCAACCAAATGGGGTTTAATCATCGCGCTTTTTGGCGTGCAGATTCTGGTGGCCGTTGCGCTGGTTTATTTTCTGATTTTGCCGCGCTTAAGTCCCGCTTCCAGCGGTGAGCCCGAAGCGCAAAAAAAGGAACAGAAGGTCGATAAAAAGAAACCTGGCATTCTGGTCACCATCGATAATCTAACCATCAATCCCAAGGGCAGCTTTGGAAGGCGCTACGCCGTTTTTGAGGTGGCGCTCGAAGTGCCGGATGAAAAAGCCAAGGCGGAAATCGAGAAATTCAAGCCCAAAATTGTGGACGCTTACCTGCTCTATTTGCGCTCAAAAACCGTAGAAGACCTTACGATAAAACTGGACATCGACCTGATGAAGCAGGAAATGGTTGAAAAAGTGAATATGATTTTGGGTCAGCCTTTGGTGCAAAATTTATATTTTACCCGGTTTGTATTAGAATAG
- the fliP gene encoding flagellar type III secretion system pore protein FliP (The bacterial flagellar biogenesis protein FliP forms a type III secretion system (T3SS)-type pore required for flagellar assembly.), with protein sequence MGMKRKILLLMILALVFAALPQAGHAQSALPKISIGLEQSDDPNALMPTIQILIMITILSLAPSIIIMMTSFTRLVVVFHFLRQSLSTQTVPSNQILVGLALFLTFYIMQPVIVQINNNALQPYLNKEISQQEMFKRASVPLKKFMLKQTSEKDLRLFVNLKGGEKPRTPEEVELTTLIPAFIISELTTAFKIGFLLYLPMLLIDIVVGSVLLSMGMMMLPPIMISMPFKILLFVLVDGWYLLVESLVRGF encoded by the coding sequence ATGGGAATGAAGCGAAAAATACTCTTGCTGATGATTCTGGCGCTGGTCTTTGCGGCATTGCCCCAAGCGGGACATGCCCAGTCTGCCTTGCCTAAAATTTCGATTGGTCTGGAGCAAAGCGATGATCCAAACGCATTGATGCCCACCATCCAGATTTTAATAATGATTACCATACTCAGCCTGGCGCCTTCGATTATTATCATGATGACGTCCTTTACGCGCCTGGTAGTGGTGTTCCATTTTTTACGGCAGAGTCTTTCCACGCAAACCGTGCCGTCCAATCAAATACTGGTGGGGCTGGCCCTGTTTTTAACCTTTTACATCATGCAGCCGGTTATTGTACAAATCAACAACAACGCCCTGCAGCCTTATTTGAACAAGGAAATCAGTCAGCAAGAGATGTTTAAACGCGCTTCCGTGCCGCTGAAAAAATTTATGTTAAAGCAAACCAGCGAAAAAGATTTGCGTTTGTTTGTCAATCTGAAAGGCGGCGAAAAGCCCCGAACGCCTGAGGAGGTGGAGTTAACAACTTTGATTCCGGCTTTTATCATTAGCGAGTTGACGACAGCCTTTAAAATTGGATTTTTGCTCTATTTACCCATGTTGCTGATCGATATTGTCGTGGGCAGTGTTTTGCTTTCCATGGGAATGATGATGTTGCCGCCCATTATGATTTCCATGCCATTTAAAATTTTACTGTTTGTTCTGGTGGACGGCTGGTATTTGTTGGTGGAATCATTAGTGCGAGGATTTTGA
- a CDS encoding GTP-binding signal recognition particle SRP54 G- domain-containing protein, whose amino-acid sequence MKVKYYTGNSLAEAITKAKQEHGSDIILLDSREIKNTLDGSKIVQVSISVDEDNGKVKAWNPPAVKKNQKALKPSEVETKEDFNSVISNILSRKPKTLEQEKKILEELAELKEQINKLQQSAVNDPLPLPPVYEQILSALQEKGFNKKMAESLIKRVYQLTPKGPKASKGEIIFALKKELREKMRFFDISALKAADRQKVIMMVGPTGAGKTTMTMKLAAHPQIFAQREVAIISTDPYGPSEALKAFSRMSGVTVIEKKRHDELGALMRQLKDYDVVIVDVAGNSPFAPQFVKKMEEYVKIVKPHEIFVVASLNMDLEDLLEAASLYMLLKPTGVILTKIDESRRIGKFFTLMEELELPVVAFGDGKRIFIDIALPEEGYIFEKVFEGLA is encoded by the coding sequence ATGAAAGTTAAATATTACACAGGTAACAGCCTGGCCGAGGCCATTACCAAGGCCAAACAAGAGCATGGCAGCGATATCATTTTGCTGGATTCCAGAGAGATTAAAAACACCCTGGATGGATCTAAAATTGTGCAGGTTTCCATTTCCGTTGATGAAGACAATGGAAAAGTAAAGGCCTGGAATCCGCCGGCTGTGAAAAAGAATCAAAAAGCGCTAAAGCCCTCTGAGGTGGAAACCAAAGAGGATTTTAACTCTGTGATTTCCAACATCTTATCCCGCAAGCCCAAAACGCTGGAACAGGAGAAAAAGATTCTGGAAGAGCTGGCTGAATTAAAAGAGCAAATTAACAAATTGCAGCAGAGCGCGGTGAACGACCCATTACCTCTGCCGCCGGTTTACGAACAGATTTTAAGCGCCTTGCAGGAAAAGGGCTTTAACAAGAAGATGGCCGAAAGTCTGATTAAACGCGTGTACCAGCTTACGCCCAAAGGCCCCAAAGCCTCTAAAGGAGAAATCATCTTTGCCTTAAAGAAGGAACTGCGCGAAAAGATGCGCTTTTTCGACATCAGCGCTTTAAAGGCGGCCGATCGTCAAAAAGTGATTATGATGGTCGGGCCGACGGGCGCTGGTAAAACCACCATGACCATGAAGCTGGCCGCGCATCCACAAATTTTTGCCCAGCGCGAAGTGGCCATCATTTCCACCGATCCTTATGGTCCTTCCGAAGCGCTAAAGGCCTTTTCCAGAATGAGCGGGGTAACGGTTATCGAGAAAAAGCGCCACGACGAATTAGGCGCTCTGATGCGTCAGTTGAAAGATTACGATGTGGTCATCGTTGACGTTGCCGGCAACAGTCCGTTTGCGCCTCAATTTGTTAAAAAAATGGAAGAATACGTAAAAATTGTTAAACCGCATGAAATTTTTGTAGTGGCCTCGCTAAACATGGATCTGGAAGATTTGTTAGAGGCCGCCTCTTTGTACATGCTGCTCAAACCCACGGGAGTTATTTTGACCAAAATCGACGAGTCGAGGCGCATTGGTAAGTTTTTTACGTTAATGGAAGAGCTGGAGCTTCCGGTGGTCGCTTTTGGCGATGGAAAACGCATCTTTATTGATATCGCCCTGCCGGAAGAAGGGTACATCTTCGAAAAAGTCTTTGAGGGGCTTGCATGA
- the fliM gene encoding flagellar motor switch protein FliM, translated as MAKILSQEEIDALLANVSSETSFEEEKQPQKITVYDFKHPNLVSKEQLRLMETIHEGFARNYGVYLSAQLRMIVEMNLLAIDQIMYSEFVMSIAPPSCIYVCKMEEPASPFVLEMNPQLAIFMVERLFGGPGSPVNEARPISVIEQKVMKRVVSRLLEEVTKNWEIVTNLEASIERYESNPEFVQIVPSSEPVVVVSFEIKIHGHSTLMNICYPYMWVSSIISSPDVQDRILFGNKEATQDEKEIIEENLRQTPLNLSVLLGKTHITIKEFLDLQMGDVIQLDNQTDNLLPILVNNKHAFDGVVGLRKKRLAVRIDSIVKGENNE; from the coding sequence ATGGCCAAAATTCTATCGCAAGAAGAAATTGATGCTTTGTTAGCCAATGTTTCAAGCGAAACCTCGTTTGAAGAAGAAAAACAGCCGCAAAAGATTACGGTTTACGATTTCAAACATCCGAACCTGGTTTCCAAAGAACAGCTGCGGTTGATGGAAACCATCCACGAAGGTTTTGCCCGAAACTATGGCGTTTATCTTTCTGCGCAATTGCGGATGATTGTGGAAATGAATTTGCTGGCCATTGATCAGATTATGTATTCCGAATTTGTCATGTCCATCGCTCCGCCCAGCTGCATTTATGTTTGTAAAATGGAAGAGCCCGCTTCCCCTTTTGTGCTGGAGATGAATCCGCAACTGGCTATCTTTATGGTGGAACGATTATTCGGCGGGCCGGGCAGCCCGGTCAATGAGGCACGGCCCATCTCTGTTATCGAACAAAAAGTTATGAAACGTGTTGTCAGCCGTTTGCTGGAAGAAGTCACCAAAAACTGGGAGATCGTCACTAACCTCGAGGCATCGATCGAACGGTACGAAAGCAATCCGGAGTTTGTTCAGATTGTTCCCTCGTCCGAGCCAGTGGTTGTGGTTTCGTTCGAAATCAAAATTCACGGCCATTCCACGTTGATGAATATTTGTTATCCTTATATGTGGGTTTCCAGCATCATCTCTTCGCCTGACGTACAGGACAGAATTCTATTCGGAAATAAAGAGGCCACCCAGGATGAAAAAGAGATCATCGAAGAAAATTTGCGACAAACCCCGCTTAATCTTAGCGTTTTATTAGGCAAAACACATATTACGATAAAAGAATTTCTGGATTTACAAATGGGAGATGTAATACAGCTGGATAATCAGACGGATAATCTGTTGCCCATCCTGGTCAATAACAAGCACGCCTTTGACGGGGTGGTCGGTTTGCGTAAAAAACGTCTGGCCGTTAGAATTGATTCCATAGTTAAAGGAGAGAACAATGAATGA